The Rosa chinensis cultivar Old Blush chromosome 7, RchiOBHm-V2, whole genome shotgun sequence DNA segment ctcctattcctattcctggtttgataaggcacactaaatttgattttccttcaacaagaaGTACCTGAAAGAAGCCATCATTTTGGCAAGCTTGGGCAATCTGTTCGATAATATCAGAGTGGTTGGGACCGTTGAGGTCCTGAAGATCAATGAGAGGGATGGAGCCCTCCGATGAAACCTGAACGTCGGCGAGATTTGGACGGTCGGAGATGGGCCGAATGTACTTTGAAGGGACATGGTTGACGCCGGAGATGAGGTCTGTTAGAAGTAGCTTTGATGCTGTGGCCATTGCAAATATGTAAAAGACTAAAACTGGAAGAGAAAACCTGTAAGCTAAGCAAGTAGTGGACTAAGTATGCTGGTTTGGAAATGGAATTGCTTTGCATCCGGCATCCCTATTTATAGTGTTTGTGAAATCAATTAATAACAAGTTCAAGAAGCAGCTTCTGACTAAAGTCATAGGATTTGATCAATATGTGGAGGGACAACGTGTCGAATTTTAAAAAGAGACTAACATGCAGAGTGCACCGTCATCTCTTTTGAAACGGTAGCAAAGCGGCGGTTTTGTTTCAATCGTCTAATCCTCTCGTAGAAAAATAGAAGCGTAAGATAGATTTTTGTGAATTTCAACCATGAAAAGTCCAGTTGATTAATTATGGTATCAACTCGATCTTTCGAGATAGGAGAGACTTGTCTACATTGTTGTCTCCCAAAAACTAATatcgttttatttattatttgatTAAATCAACTCATTAATCTTACGTTGTTTTTAAACTATCGTATCGAAAACTAACAACTTAAAATTATTTAGAATTATATATACGAAACTGGCTTATCATTACATTGAACGAGTGTAGCACCTGAAACCAGAGATATATAACTCACATGTCAATGTGACTCATCAAATCGAGAAGTATTATTGCCCCTGCCATGTGAATTCTGTTCATTTAGCAACAGGGAAGTGCTGGACCAGCACGAAATGAAAGGTCCAGTTTCAATTAAGATTCCAAATCCAACCAAAACTGTAAATTTGCGGTgggaattttgataatgtaattctggTATGATAGAGGCGGCAAGTACTGACAGATATATATGGACGCACACTTTAAGATCCTCCTGTATATATCATTGGTTTGCATGAGGTAACCAGAATGACATAATATTCCCAACGTCAGCAAGAATTCAAAATATCAAACTCTTTGCTTATAAATTAAGACTCTCTGGTTAAGAGGAGACCTATGTTTACTATTAAGAAAATGGCTAAATTAAAGACTAAAAACAACTGGAAGAGAGGGAAATAAACAATTGAAGAGAGTCTAAGATATCTTTCAATGGTTTCAAACGATCATCGTCACTTGGTAAATTTAAGCTAGGTAGCTGGAACTAGAAGTCAAATAGTTTTGTTTTTGCATCGGTAGGTACAAGAATCTCTTGTGAGATCTTTTGGGATGTTAATCATGTTATGTTCTGTAATCGACCCCATTAGTCGAAATCTTCAGCAATGTCAAGTGCTTGACAGTACGGAAAAGTGCAATGAAAACGTTGAGTTATaatcaaaaataataaaaagtgtTGGGCGAAATGCTTCAAAACGATTGAGTAATAAAATAGCCGACCTGTTTGTTTCGGCTTCTTCGTCTCCATGGGCGGTGGGGCGGTGACTTTACTCGGTGTCTGTCTGATGATCTCCCGCACACAAACTGTAGAAATTGCAGCTGGAACTGATACCGTGTGTTAGGTTTTAATTGAAATTATGCACTTAACTAATAATAGCCTCGATCATGTATCTCATTCTTTAATGATTTGTCCTACGAAATATTAGGTGTCTGTACTGAAAAGCAGAAAAATTAGCCATAAAATAAAGACAAGATATAGTAGGTGCCTCGTTGTTTCGCGGATTTGAGGACTTGAGAAAGGAAAGttatttctttcctttgtttggtaaccacaaagTCCGGAAATGTTTTCCTGACATATGAGAAAGTTGGGGGTAAACTCATTCCACTCAAACTTCTTGGGATTGAGTTTCCCATCCCATTTCCCAgcattaattgcaataattttgGACAATAATACCCTAGCATTAATTGCTTGAGTACCTATAGTAGTGTTGAAAATTTATTCcaggttgtttttattttaaaatagaaggctattattgaaacattgatatatttttactttcctttcctgcaccaaccaaacatgGGGAGGGAAATCAAATGATTTTTCCTATATGCTTTCCCTGCTttaccaaacacaggaaatAAAATCTGACAGGAACTTTAGTTTCCCTTCCCCACGGGAAAGACAAGGGAATCGATTTcccttccgtgaaccaaacaagGCCTCGAGAGATTTCAATATGTGGAAACATGTGATAATTTAGTCACGATTATtactcacaaatcacaattttatGGTTTAAAATACTTGAAGCATGCATCATGAGTCACTTCAGTTTTAAAATCCCATACAAATCATATGCTGCGGTATTAGTCTTTCATGAGTATATATATCTCAGATCAAGTCAGAAGTCCTCGAGTTGTTTAAGCTTTTGGAAAAAGTAAAAACTCTAAACCCGTTTAACAGATGCAGTTAACTGAAGTAAGACGAGCATAGTTAGGGTATGTGGTCGACCGTACTCATCAATCCGACTTTTGCATTATCTACAATTAAAGGAACATGATATTTATGTTCTCCAGGCGAACATAACATGTGTATATCTGTCTCGTCAATTGACACACCTTTCAAATTGGGAGAGGTTAGTAGTTGTTTCAGTGAAGTCGGCAACATGTGATGTGCGTATTTGTCCTATAGTTTATGACATCTATATTCCGATCAGCATGAGTAATCAGAGTGACATCGCTATGGCAACGTCATTCCTTACGATCCGGTCTATCTTCTTACTGACATCACCCCCAAAAGAGTTAAAAGACTattaacaaacaaataaaaagggGCAGTCTTTCTTAAATTAGGCCACCAAATACTCAGAATAACGAGATGATGATGCAGATAGTTTTAGTCTCTTAGGTTTAAATTATTAGAGATGTGCGAAGGCTATTTCAAATTAGTCAAAATCTGTGATGAGGGCTAGATGACTAGGCCTCAACGCGTTTTCCACACAAATGCGACTTTAGATTAACACGCATCCTATGAATTGACCCAAGTTTCATCACGGTACATGATAAAACATTAAAACTCGACCTCAACGCGTTTTCCACACAAATGCAGCTTTAGATTCACACACATCCTATCACAGTACATGATAAAACTCGACCTCAACGCGTTTTCCACACAAATGCGGCTTTAGATCGACCCAAGTTTCATCACAGTACATGATAAAACTCGAACATTAGGTCTCAAATCATACCAATTTAATAACCAGacggaaggaaaaagaaagcatTAACATCCAATTTGTGAGTTGATAGGATTATTGTTGATAAGAGAGTAGCACAGAGGAAATGCATGCATAGCTAGAAGTCAAGTACATAAATTAGGAAATAATGTAAATGAAACACTTGGTCCTAAGAAAATGTTGATCCTAGCGATAGAGTACAAAACGGCATAATCTCTGCTTGCTTTTGTAGTTTTTTATCTTTTGCAACTTCAACTTTCTTCACAAAAACAATTTGATGATCCTTCAAATTTCAATGCTGAGTGGCACTGAATAGAGATTTACTGATGATGCCAGTGGCCTCAACATAGCGATCCATACATCTAGAGATGCAGCTACTCTCACCCCCACTAAGGCTTGATCCGGGTTTTGTGATGCACTTGTCAAAGCACTTCGTCCTCAGGGTCTGTGTGACAAATGAAAAACAGTTGAGAACAAAAAAGCAGAGGGAGAAATTCTAAGCAGAGGCACATACACATAAGATTCAGCTTGGAATATTTCTCCAATCCAAAGTGATGGAAGTTTTTAAGGCAACTTCACAAGATTATATACATGTAATCCAAAATGTGCAAGCACACATACGCATATCTACAGTGCAGATGTGTAGCTCATCATACTAAGGCTAACAAAAGAAAGACATAATATATGCATGGTAAGTAGTAATTGATTTCTAGAGTAAATATATACATAGCCGATTCTAAAAGTTCATTACACCTCAGAATCTCCCCTTAACACACATCAACCAGGACCGGTAGCTAGCAAACCTCATcaaaagagaagggaaaaaaaaaaaaaaagtggctaCTCATCTCTAACATCAGCACACCCTGTGTGATGATAACTGGGGGCTCTTTTATTGCATAAAGATTATTACAATTTGTAAGAAAATTCTATCAGAATGATTATGCATCTTATAAGAAAGAAGTATGAGAAGGATAGACACGCGGTTAGGCTTTCTCCAGAAGCCGCTGGGAACATGTGTAGACTTCTGATTGGGAGAGTATTGGAAACCCTGGTAATCTCAATCTGTGAGACTAGGCAAATGACATTTAAGATATCCGTTCTGCAATATGATTTTAGTAAAAACAAAGTTCCACCAACTCCTTCCCCATTTGGAGAGAAGGATTATGCATCTTATAAGAAGGAAGTACAAGAAGGATAGACATGCGGTTAGGCTTTCTCCAGAAGCTGCTGGGAACATGTGCAGACTTAAGTTGGGAG contains these protein-coding regions:
- the LOC112178892 gene encoding mitochondrial import inner membrane translocase subunit Tim13 → MDFSSPSSGSSSTQFNPDAFKNQLQNQLAQAYAEEFLETLRTKCFDKCITKPGSSLSGGESSCISRCMDRYVEATGIISKSLFSATQH